In a single window of the Cydia splendana chromosome 20, ilCydSple1.2, whole genome shotgun sequence genome:
- the LOC134800578 gene encoding ADP-ribosylation factor-like protein 6 translates to MGLMDKVSSWLGSRPRVSAPVLVLGLDRAGKTSLLKALRPPDPAGAAPAPAPAAGLTPQIEHFQSGGVSFSAWDVSGAARARALWERHYRRAQALIFVVDAADHLRLVVAREELELVLAHPDMSARRVPLLVLANKSDAAGALPPDRLAVALCLERVQDRPWHVCATSARDATTLHDGIAWLARQVRELHTPARDH, encoded by the exons ATGGGTCTAATGGACAAAGTGTCGAGCTGGTTGGGCAGCCGGCCGCGCGTGTCAGCGCCGGTGCTCGTGCTGGGGCTGGACCGCGCCGGCAAGACCTCGCTGCTGAAGGCGCTGCGGCCCCCGGACCCCGCGGGTGCTGCGCCCGCTCCCGCGCCGGCGGCCGGGCTTACGCCGCAGATTGAGCACTTTCAGA GTGGAGGAGTGTCGTTCAGCGCATGGGACGTGTCGGGagcggcgcgcgcgcgtgcgctgTGGGAGCGCCACTACAGGCGCGCGCAGGCGCTTATCTTCGTTGTAGACGCCGCTGACCATCTGAGACTTG TGGTGGCCCGAGAAGAGCTAGAGCTTGTGCTGGCGCACCCAGACATGAGCGCGCGGCGAGTGCCGCTGCTCGTGCTGGCCAACAAGTCGGACGCGGCGGGCGCGCTGCCGCCGGACCGGCTGGCCGTCGCGCTGTGCCTGGAGCGCGTGCAGGACCGGCCCTGGCACGTGTGCGCCACCAGCGCGCGCGACGCCACCACGCTGCACGACGGGATTGCGTGGCTGGCCAGACAG GTGCGCGAGCTGCACACGCCTGCGCGGGATCACTGA
- the LOC134800549 gene encoding zinc finger protein 726-like, with protein MADLKICRICLRTECKVFKIDQFQLKSYYEEVMALKVNDNDVLPHYFCYECATMLHKFHKFKEKCYCGQKALREMLWRGPITYEAIYKFDRKARNLQSSLEIMTVTDQVQSFTVVEDTPENQRDIENATICAHSLKSDSSPNSPTSVFIDIKKEVIKLENKKIDERRKSKDFEVDAWKNKSCRRTRFLDASNWKKCSLTEEEAVKEFRERAEDPKYLKASHKCQDCFKGFSKKEMLSRHLQLRHSESLGPFSCRLCRMRFKWESHLRAHLRQHFTEYRCRRCPFVCNLDNSALLHEEYHSGITRKCIHCEEEFRHASTYYTHLRTAHRSEHVCSACGASFVSTAGLRQHTQLKHKHDDVFSDSGDDSEVETYCERCDIRFESPKAYEEHKFHSVLHSEGVEHELQDEIAIPRKVLGKRLRAKITKELKRKPEDEQFTASDTKRRKKMKRKRRKPTTCHQCGKHFETQTACMQHHLRQHPRTSFYPDNERHICEICGASLAPGSVAVHQNMHTRSTVFPCENCGRQFHSSVGLKRHLVTHTGEKPFQCSLCDKRFTQSNSMKLHYRTFHLKQPYPKRNRRKKKQEEAPETVDLESSSSSLPSPDMSAGPPQPAARPVEAPPEPRRDHVHYLTLD; from the exons ATGGCAGATCTCAAAATATGTAGGATATGTCTACGAACCGAGTGTAAAGTGTTCAAGATTGATCAATTTCAACTCAAATCGTATTATGAGGAAGTTATGGCATTAAAA GTAAATGATAACGATGTTCTACCTCATTATTTCTGCTACGAGTGTGCAACAATGCTGCACAAGTTCCACAAATTCAAAGAGAAGTGTTATTGTGGACAAAAAGCTCTCAGAGAAATGTTATGGAGAGGCCCG ATAACGTATGAAGCCATTTACAAATTTGACCGAAAAGCCCGAAACTTACAATCATCTTTAGAAATAATGACTGTAACGGACCAAGTTCAATCATTCACAGTCGTAGAAGATACACCAGAAAACCAAAGAGATATAGAAAACGCCACAATCTGTGCCCATAGCCTTAAGAGTGATTCTAGCCCAAATAGTCCGACATCAGTATTCATAGATATTAAGAAAGAAGTTATCAAGTTAGAGAATAAGAAAATAGATGAGCGAAGAAAGAGCAAAGACTTCGAAGTTGACGCTTGGAAGAATAAGAGCTGTAGACGCACAAGGTTTCTGGATGCTAGTAATTGGAAGAAGTGTAGTTTAACTGAGGAAGAGGCAGTTAAGGAGTTTCGGGAGAGGGCCGAAGATCCGAAGTATTTGAAAGCTAGTCACAAATGCCAGGATTGCTTCAAGGGATTTTCTAAGAAGGAAATGCTGAGTCGACATCTGCAGTTGAGACACAGTGAG TCGCTGGGGCCATTCTCGTGCCGGCTGTGCCGCATGCGGTTCAAGTGGGAGTCGCACCTGCGCGCGCATTTGCGCCAGCATTTCACCGAGTACCGTTGCCGGCGCTGCCCCTTCGTCTGCAACCTTGA TAATTCAGCTCTATTACATGAAGAATATCACAGTGGTATAACGAGAAAGTGTATTCATTGTGAAGAGGAATTCAG ACACGCGTCGACGTACTACACTCACTTGCGCACGGCGCACCGCAGCGAGCACGTGTGCTCGGCGTGCGGCGCGTCCTTCGTGAGCACGGCCGGCCTGCGCCAGCATACTCAGCTGAAACACAAACACGACGACGTA TTCTCGGATAGCGGCGACGATTCGGAGGTGGAGACGTACTGCGAGCGCTGCGACATCCGCTTCGAGTCGCCGAAGGCCTACGAGGAGCATAAGTTCCACTCCGTGCTCCACTCGGAAGGCGTCGA GCATGAACTGCAGGACGAGATCGCTATACCTAGAAAAGTCCTCGGCAAACGACTTCGGGCTAAA ATAACAAAAGAATTGAAGAG AAAACCGGAAGATGAGCAGTTTACCGCTTCAGACACAAAACGTCGGAAAAAAATGAAAAGAAAGCGCCGAAAACCTACCACATGTCATCAG TGCGGCAAACACTTCGAGACACAAACAGCGTGTATGCAGCACCATCTACGTCAGCACCCGCGCACCTCCTTCTACCCCGACAACGAACGTCACATCTGTGAGATTTGCGGCGCTTCCCTCGCG CCGGGCAGTGTGGCGGTGCACCAAAACATGCACACGAGGAGCACCGTATTCCCGTGCGAGAACTGCGGCCGCCAGTTCCACTCCAGCGTCGGCCTCAAGCGGCATCTAGTG ACACACACGGGTGAGAAGCCGTTTCAATGCAGCCTGTGCGACAAGCGTTTCACGCAGAGCAACAGCATGAAACTGCACTATCGCACCTTTCACCTCAAGCAGCCCTACCCAAAGAG GAACAGGCGAAAGAAGAAGCAAGAAGAGGCCCCGGAGACCGTAGACCTGGAGTCCAGCTCGTCGAGCCTGCCGTCGCCCGACATGAGCGCGGGGCCGCCGCAGCCCGCCGCGCGCCCCGTGGAGGCGCCGCCGGAGCCCCGCCGCGACCACGTGCACTACCTCACGCTTGACTAG